In Natrinema amylolyticum, the DNA window GAAGATCTCGCTCAGTTCGGTCTCGAGCTCGCGCTTACGGCGCTCGAGGCGACGCTCGTGTTCCTTGAGCGCCGTGATGTCCTCGCCGGCCGAGATGACCCGCTCGAGCTCGCCATCGGCACCGAACACGGGGACGGCGGTGACGGAGAACCACGTCCGTTCGCCCGACGGCCCCTCGATCGCGAGCACCTCGTCGGAGACCGGTTCGCCGGTGTCCCTGACGCGCGCCGACGGCCCGTCGTCGGGCGCAATTGGGTCGCCGTCAGCGTCGACGACGGTCCGTTCGGCGAGCAGTTCCGTCTCGCCGAGCGGTTCCCGATCGTCGAGGCCGAGCGCCGTCTGTGCGTGTCGATTCGCCAGCACGGTCTCACCGTCGGCGTCCTCGACGGAGATCGCGACCGGTGCCGTCTGGAGCAGCGTCTCGGTCTGGGCCCGCTCGCGCTCGAGGCTCCGTTCGTGACTGATTCTGTCGAAGGTCGCCTCGAGACTCGACGTCGCGATTTTCGCGAGCGAGAGGTCGCCCTCGTCGAACGCGCCGGGCGCTTCGGAGCCGATGATGACGACGCCGTGGTCCCCGATCGGGAGACAGATCTCGCTTCGGATCGGCGTCTCGGGGTTGTAGACGTCTGAATCGGCGGTCACGTCGTCGTAGATGACCGGCTCACCGGTCTCGAAGACGCGCCAGGCGATCCCCTCCCCCGCTGCGAACGTCGGGATCTCGTCGAACAGGGCCGCCGCGGGCTCGGACCGGGCGACCGGCTCGAGCGCTGCCGTCTCCGGGTCGTGGAGGAAGACGCCGTTGATCTCGAGATCGAGGATATCGAAGAGCTGCCGGCAGGCCCGTTCGGCGACCGTCTCTCGCGTCTCGGCACCGAGCCACTCGCGGACGGCCTCGTTCAGCCGCCGGAGCTGGGAGGCGCGCCGGTGCTGTTCGGTCACGTCGTAGTAGAGCTCGACCCGGCCGCCCGCGTAGGGCCCGGTTTCGATCGGCTTGCTCCGATGTTCGAGCCAGCGCTCCTCGCGGCCGTCGCCCGGCGTAATGTGACATTCGAAGCGCTCAGTGTGGCTGTTGTCGTCGTAGGTCGCTCCGAGGATGTCGACGAACTCGTCCGGATCGCCGACCCGGTCGCGAATCGTCTCGTCGATCACACTCATTTTGTCCCGGCCGATCACGTCCGTCGCGTCGAGTCCGAAGTACCGCTCGGTGGCGTCGTTGATCCACGCGACGTCGAACGAGTCGTCGAGCACGAAGACGCCCACGTCGGCTCTCTCGAGCACCGCGGTGATCGATTCGAACGGCTCAGGCCGGGTCGACTCGGATTCCGCCGGCGCTCGAGTGTCGCGGTCGAGTTCTGTGACGACGCCGATCGACCCCTGACGGCCGTCGGGACCGGGGACCGTTCCGAGCCGTAGCTCGCAGGGAATTGCGGCGTCGTCGACCGTCCTGATCGATCGTTCGAGTTCGGAGACGCCGGCGGACTCCACTTCGGCCGGTTCGATACTGGGCTCGCTGAAGAGCGCCGCGACGTGCTCACCGCGGAGCGTCTCGCGTGCGTGGCCGGTCAGCTCGAGGAGGGTATCGTCGACCGCGACGATCCGATCGTCGGCGTCCAGTTGGAAGACGCCGTCCGCGACCGTATCGACGAGCGTCCGGTACCACTGGAGTGCCGCCCGATCGTCACCGTCGCTCCAGGGGGCTGGCGCCGCCGGCTCCGCCCGTTCAGTCATTGCGAGTAGGA includes these proteins:
- a CDS encoding PAS domain S-box protein, which gives rise to MTERAEPAAPAPWSDGDDRAALQWYRTLVDTVADGVFQLDADDRIVAVDDTLLELTGHARETLRGEHVAALFSEPSIEPAEVESAGVSELERSIRTVDDAAIPCELRLGTVPGPDGRQGSIGVVTELDRDTRAPAESESTRPEPFESITAVLERADVGVFVLDDSFDVAWINDATERYFGLDATDVIGRDKMSVIDETIRDRVGDPDEFVDILGATYDDNSHTERFECHITPGDGREERWLEHRSKPIETGPYAGGRVELYYDVTEQHRRASQLRRLNEAVREWLGAETRETVAERACRQLFDILDLEINGVFLHDPETAALEPVARSEPAAALFDEIPTFAAGEGIAWRVFETGEPVIYDDVTADSDVYNPETPIRSEICLPIGDHGVVIIGSEAPGAFDEGDLSLAKIATSSLEATFDRISHERSLERERAQTETLLQTAPVAISVEDADGETVLANRHAQTALGLDDREPLGETELLAERTVVDADGDPIAPDDGPSARVRDTGEPVSDEVLAIEGPSGERTWFSVTAVPVFGADGELERVISAGEDITALKEHERRLERRKRELETELSEIFGRISDAFYALDDDWEFTHVNDRANELLGYADEELVGENIWETFPSGTRSDLIERYREAMETQQSVSWERYSDSLGIWMEIQAYPSETGLSVYFRDISDRKQRERHLEQYERIIETIEDGIYVLDEEGRFTMVNDAYAALTGYDRDELLGSHGSLVVDERVMETAQRIAANESDEPAIETVLETKSGEQVPIEATVTSITTADTGRERIGVVRDVTERQERQRRLEESEQRYRTLAENFPNGVVALFDDELRYTAAGGQLLGEIGIDREVAIGQSIHERYSDELLADIEPHFRAALDGDERTFEVTYRGRELRATTLPVRTGGEVSGGMLVIQDITERTEYRRKLEESNERLEQFAYAASHDLQEPLRMITSYLQLIEGRYADDLDADGREFIDYAVDGAERMREMIDGLLEYSRVETQGDPFEPVALDVVLADVREDLQLRIDDRDAEITADDLPRVAGDASQLRQVFQNLLSNAIEYSGDEPPRIHVSAERTGQMWEISVRDEGIGIDPAEQDRIFEVFQRLHSRDEHAGTGIGLALCHRIVERHGGEIRVDSDPGEGSTFSFTLPTVDAAAD